The sequence AATTACATGGGGTAAACCTCAAACCCTAAACGGGTACTCTAACGAGAATAAATCAAGAAACTATTCAGCACACCCTTGTTAGTCGTGTGTTTGTGCGATAGGTGTGAACAATGATTCTAATTAGATTGTGGCTTCCAGCTATTGCTCCTCATCCAGGAGTGGCCCATTTCTCTAAATGGTCGTGCAAAGCAATCAAGGGGTTTGATAAAGATGAGAAAGGGGCTGAATTCTTTGATTATCCTGGACGCCTGGCAAATCTGGAAGCATCACAATGTATGTGTTTTTGAAGGATCTTCTCCTAATGTCCAAGAGGTTTTACATGCAGTGACAACTGACAATTGAAGGTTTTTTATTGTGTATGGAACTATGGATGGAGCCTCTGCTCTTCAAGAACTGTTCCTTCAGTTGTTAATCACATAAGCCTCTGTGTGTTTCCTTGGCCCTGGTCATGTAGTCGTTAGTCATGGTAATTCTTGTACTGTTGGTGTTTGTGGTGTCTTGGAGCCTCTCTACCCTGTACTAGGAGTGGACTCTTGTCCCTCTGATGTAACTTTTTTCTTCTCAATGAAATGACACACGGTTCTCCTGTATTGTTCAAGAAAAAAAATAGTCCACGCCTAATAGGTGGATTTGATTTAAGTTACAACATACTCAAACTGAGTAAAATTGAATTCCAATTAAGTAATTAATCCAGGCCTCAAATTTGGATTTGATTTAGGTTTATCTTCATGTTATCAAACTTTGTGCAAAATTCTTTGTCAGCTATCACAATTAGATGCGATATGATTAGTTATCATCGTCCAATGACTCTAGAACTCCTATTTAAGTTTTTAGTCTTTTGATGTATCTATGTGCATGCATAGGTCCTCGAAAAGAAAAATTGTCAATTTAGTATGGATGTCAACTACACGTCAGCTCGATTAGGCTCGGCATGTTACCTGATGATTGAATTACTTCTGAATAAAAAATAAGATGGTCCATGATCATTAATCAGAATTTTTCGAATTTGAACAATGCTAGTTCTAAAGCTGTTAGCTTGATAGCCACCCCTTATACTTTAGCTACCAACCAGTATTTAATTAGTTAATACTGCTTCACCTTTCGCATGCACATCCCTTAGGTTTCACGAGTAGTGTAATTTTGCAGCCTAACATGATTCTCACCATTATATCTCAGGTTGGCAGTATCAACCATCAATTCCAACAATACAATATTTTCTAGAGGATGCGCTGATATGCATCACTAAGCTGGATCGGAAGAAACTATGCTTAGTCGGTGCAGGCAGGACTGATACAGGTGTTCATGCATGGGGTCAGGTTTAATAAACATACTGCATAACTGTATACTGAAGCTTAAATTGATATCTATCATCTGGTTTGCGTATCCTGCACTGTTAAATGTCAATATTATGTTTTATATGAAATACTGGGGGATTACATACAATATTTGTTGTTTTCAGGTGGCACATTTTACTACACCCTTCAGTTACAGTTGCCTCAGTAGTATTCATTCTGCAATGAATGGACTCCTTCCTCCTGAGATTCGAGTCAGGGAAATTAGTGCAGCACGTCCTGAATTCCATGCTCGCTCATCCACAAAGAGCAAAGTCTATCGCTACAAGATCTATAATGAAGCAATCATGGATCCCTTTCATAATCACTATGCTTATCATAGTGCTTATAAACTTAATCCCCATGCCATGCAGGAGGCTGCAAATTATTTTGTTGGAATCCATGACTTCACGTCTTTTGCTAATGCTGCACATAATGACGGTGAGCGCAGGCCCACAAAGAAGATAACACGTTTTGATGTTACTGAAATGGTAATTGATTTCCAAACCAAAATGTTTTTATTACTTCTTTTTTCACACTGGGTGTGCTGTTCAGTATTGGTTTTATACTTTTATCTTTACACATTGGCCAGCTTCCATTTGGTGTTCGTTGAGGTTGACATGGTATTTCTTTTTTGTTCGTATACTCTACAGGGTGCTGTCTTACAGCTCGAGGTTGAAGGCACCGGTTTTCTGTACAGACAAGTGAGGAACATGGTAAGTTTAACGTAGTGTGTAACAGTGTAAATGCCTGTTTCAAATTTAGCTTCTTTCTGATTTACATATTTGTACCTTAACATTTGTGCTGAGTCCTCCATTTTCCTAAATCATAATATGTACTCCAACATTTATTTATCTTAGGTGCATGGGAAAAAATTCTGAACTCATTTATGGCAACCTTGTTTGTCTTTCAGAGGTCTTTGAACTTAGTATGTTGTGTCATTTAGATCCTCAAACTCTCAAAACTGGAAAATGGATGCTGGAACTTGGATCCTAAACCGTCCAAAACCGGGTTTGCTCAAACCAGATGTCAACATGGCGTGTCACGTTAAAGTAACTTGGGTCTCCAAAGTGGCATGCTATGCCACTTGAGTCTCCGAATTTAGCATGTTGTGTCACTTAGGTTCTCGAACTTTCATTAGTGTGCTCCAACGTGGCACGCAAAGTCGGCATCCGGTTTGAAGAAACCCGGTTTTGGACGGTTTTGCACGGGCCGACCAAGTTACAGAACCCGTTTTCCTAGTTTTTTGAGTTTAGGGACTAAAGTGACACAGGGTGTTAAGTTCGAGGACCGCCACTGCATTTTACTCTTTTATTTTCCCTACACCTAATAGTTGAAATTTGAAATCAATTGTGGAATCACCTTCGTACCTCTGCATTGGTAGTCATAATGTAAGTGGAAAACTAGTTATATCTCCATCTATTTCAATATTGGCCAATAAGCCTTCAGCCTTTTATAGAAATGGAAATTGGCTATCATACATGGTCAACAAGTTATGAAAATTAGAATCCCATTACTTTGAAGGTCAGTTGGAAACATGCCACTCAAAATTTTGAAAAATTGTAAACTAGTTCATTTCCATGCCACTCCATGGCATCAAAATGAACTAGCCGTCCAATTTTGTAAAAACTGAGTGTTATGTATACAATTAATCCTTATTTTTAGCTTCTCTACTACTCCCTCAGTTCTAAACTATAAGTTGTTTGGCTTTTTAGGTAGTACCAAAAAATCCAAAACAACTAATAGTTTGGAATGGAAAAGGAAGCTACATGGACTTAAATATAATAGCCTGAACTTAGCAAATTCTAGTTACTCTACCAGTGAGCACAATAGGCATCAACGGTATTGGGACGACATGGCAGAATAAAGTATGATGTATTGGATGACGCAGGTTGCTTTGCTGCTTCAAGTCGGAAAGGAAGCACTTCCTCCTGATATCGTTCCAGCGATCATTGCGGCCAGGGACCGCAAAGAACTGGCGAAGGTGGCCTTGTCAGCACCACCACATGGATTGTATCTCATGTCGGTTAACTATGACGAGGAAATCCTGAAGCCTCCTGAAGGTTCCCCTCCAATTTCGTTTGGCAGAACTCATCATCTTAGTAAGTGCAAACTTACGTTGTATTAATTTGTTACAGATGAATTGTCTTCCAGAAATGTATCATCTTTTAGTTTCCGTTGCCTCCTAGGATTTTCTTGGTTCAGAACTGTCAACCGTGGGCTCTCATGGCCTGCTAGTTTCTGCTAACGGACCAAAGTACTCTTTTGTACTGTCTGAGGTAATTGTTTATTCGGCTGGACAGGCTCCGTTTTACTGAACTAGTTGCCCTCTCATGCGTTGTTGTCGTCACAGAAGCTGAAAATGATGAACGCAATAAGTGCTCCATGCAAGAACATACGACTTGTCTGGTTCGATGTAATGTAACGGTATAGGATTCCTTCGGGTATCAAATAACGTTACATGTGTTTGTTATGGGTTCTATTGAAATTACATACATTGAAATCGAATACCGCCGTATAGAAAACTCAAACACTCCAACTCTAGCCGGAATCAATCGTTCGGGTCGTGCGATTCAGCTGAAAGCTCTCCTCCTCGGACGCTAGTGTCGCGCCGCCACCCAGGCCTCCCTCCTCGGATGCTAGCAGCGGGCGCCAAGTCTTCGCTGCCGTCTAGGTAACAAATCTCCCAAATCTAGAACTAGTGGACTGCGCGATAGACTGCTTGTCGGAGTTCTAGATCCAGTTCATCGGAGTTCTAGATCCAGTTCGTGGGAGTTCTAGATCCAGTGGCAAGGGTGACTCAGCCCGTGCTCCCCTTCCCAACCACATACCGCATCCTAGCAGGATCCCTCGCCAAGAATGGTAGCTCTCGATCTGCCGCCACCGGCGTGAGACGGGCGACCGTCAGGGCCTTGGCCCTGATCTCATGCTCCAGCCACCTAACATGGTAGCTCTCGATCTGTCGCTTCAGCGCGGCGTTCTCCTCCTTCTCCCGCAGCCGCGCCTCGGCCTCCGCCGCCTTTCTCTCCAGCTCCTCCACCATCGAGGGCGAGACGACACCCTCCGTCGCTGCTGTCGTCACGTCTTCCTGCGCCATCGGTCATAAGGCATTGTAATAAGCCTCGAGTAGCCACGCGTGTTCCTCAAAATAGCCAATGATGATGCCCGATGCTCGATGCTGATAATGTTTGATGCGAGAGAAGGGGAGAAGTGAATCGTAGGACGGAACCTCGACAATTTATTTATCTTCATATTTAAACTTTACTTTTGTGTCTATGTTGCAGAATAATATCTTTTTATCCTAAATTATAATTCGTTGACCTCCAGATTTATCCTCAAGAACTCGACGAAGGAATATGGCATTTAGGGGTATCTTGAGTTCTCTCCTTGTCACGTACTATTATGTTTGGTTGCTCATGGGAT is a genomic window of Zea mays cultivar B73 chromosome 5, Zm-B73-REFERENCE-NAM-5.0, whole genome shotgun sequence containing:
- the LOC100217116 gene encoding pseudouridylate synthase isoform X3, with protein sequence MLGLAPLRSAPLPIRASATACGRNTSLANGCQLSLLAPEAAEGDTALPENMHKWRMVIAYDGTKFKAIAPHPGVAHFSKWSCKAIKGFDKDEKGAEFFDYPGRLANLEASQCWQYQPSIPTIQYFLEDALICITKLDRKKLCLVGAGRTDTGVHAWGQVAHFTTPFSYSCLSSIHSAMNGLLPPEIRVREISAARPEFHARSSTKSKVYRYKIYNEAIMDPFHNHYAYHSAYKLNPHAMQEAANYFVGIHDFTSFANAAHNDGERRPTKKITRFDVTEMGAVLQLEVEGTGFLYRQVRNMVALLLQVGKEALPPDIVPAIIAARDRKELAKVALSAPPHGLYLMSVNYDEEILKPPEGSPPISFGRTHHLSKCKLTLY
- the LOC100217116 gene encoding pseudouridylate synthase isoform X4 yields the protein MLGLAPLRSAPLPIRASATACGRNTSQLANGCQLSLLAPEAAEGDTALPENMHKWRMVIAYDGTKFKGWQYQPSIPTIQYFLEDALICITKLDRKKLCLVGAGRTDTGVHAWGQVAHFTTPFSYSCLSSIHSAMNGLLPPEIRVREISAARPEFHARSSTKSKVYRYKIYNEAIMDPFHNHYAYHSAYKLNPHAMQEAANYFVGIHDFTSFANAAHNDGERRPTKKITRFDVTEMGAVLQLEVEGTGFLYRQVRNMVALLLQVGKEALPPDIVPAIIAARDRKELAKVALSAPPHGLYLMSVNYDEEILKPPEGSPPISFGRTHHLSKCKLTLY
- the LOC100217116 gene encoding pseudouridylate synthase isoform X1, whose product is MLGLAPLRSAPLPIRASATACGRNTSQQLANGCQLSLLAPEAAEGDTALPENMHKWRMVIAYDGTKFKAIAPHPGVAHFSKWSCKAIKGFDKDEKGAEFFDYPGRLANLEASQCWQYQPSIPTIQYFLEDALICITKLDRKKLCLVGAGRTDTGVHAWGQVAHFTTPFSYSCLSSIHSAMNGLLPPEIRVREISAARPEFHARSSTKSKVYRYKIYNEAIMDPFHNHYAYHSAYKLNPHAMQEAANYFVGIHDFTSFANAAHNDGERRPTKKITRFDVTEMGAVLQLEVEGTGFLYRQVRNMVALLLQVGKEALPPDIVPAIIAARDRKELAKVALSAPPHGLYLMSVNYDEEILKPPEGSPPISFGRTHHLSKCKLTLY
- the LOC100217116 gene encoding pseudouridylate synthase isoform X8, translated to MNGLLPPEIRVREISAARPEFHARSSTKSKVYRYKIYNEAIMDPFHNHYAYHSAYKLNPHAMQEAANYFVGIHDFTSFANAAHNDGERRPTKKITRFDVTEMGAVLQLEVEGTGFLYRQVRNMVALLLQVGKEALPPDIVPAIIAARDRKELAKVALSAPPHGLYLMSVNYDEEILKPPEGSPPISFGRTHHLSKCKLTLY
- the LOC100217116 gene encoding pseudouridylate synthase isoform 1 (isoform 1 is encoded by transcript variant 1); the protein is MLGLAPLRSAPLPIRASATACGRNTSQQLANGCQLSLLAPEAAEGDTALPENMHKWRMVIAYDGTKFKGWQYQPSIPTIQYFLEDALICITKLDRKKLCLVGAGRTDTGVHAWGQVAHFTTPFSYSCLSSIHSAMNGLLPPEIRVREISAARPEFHARSSTKSKVYRYKIYNEAIMDPFHNHYAYHSAYKLNPHAMQEAANYFVGIHDFTSFANAAHNDGERRPTKKITRFDVTEMGAVLQLEVEGTGFLYRQVRNMVALLLQVGKEALPPDIVPAIIAARDRKELAKVALSAPPHGLYLMSVNYDEEILKPPEGSPPISFGRTHHLSKCKLTLY
- the LOC100217116 gene encoding pseudouridylate synthase isoform X2, encoding MLGLAPLRSAPLPIRASATACGRNTSQLANGCQLSLLAPEAAEGDTALPENMHKWRMVIAYDGTKFKAIAPHPGVAHFSKWSCKAIKGFDKDEKGAEFFDYPGRLANLEASQCWQYQPSIPTIQYFLEDALICITKLDRKKLCLVGAGRTDTGVHAWGQVAHFTTPFSYSCLSSIHSAMNGLLPPEIRVREISAARPEFHARSSTKSKVYRYKIYNEAIMDPFHNHYAYHSAYKLNPHAMQEAANYFVGIHDFTSFANAAHNDGERRPTKKITRFDVTEMGAVLQLEVEGTGFLYRQVRNMVALLLQVGKEALPPDIVPAIIAARDRKELAKVALSAPPHGLYLMSVNYDEEILKPPEGSPPISFGRTHHLSKCKLTLY
- the LOC100217116 gene encoding pseudouridylate synthase isoform X5, coding for MLGLAPLRSAPLPIRASATACGRNTSLANGCQLSLLAPEAAEGDTALPENMHKWRMVIAYDGTKFKGWQYQPSIPTIQYFLEDALICITKLDRKKLCLVGAGRTDTGVHAWGQVAHFTTPFSYSCLSSIHSAMNGLLPPEIRVREISAARPEFHARSSTKSKVYRYKIYNEAIMDPFHNHYAYHSAYKLNPHAMQEAANYFVGIHDFTSFANAAHNDGERRPTKKITRFDVTEMGAVLQLEVEGTGFLYRQVRNMVALLLQVGKEALPPDIVPAIIAARDRKELAKVALSAPPHGLYLMSVNYDEEILKPPEGSPPISFGRTHHLSKCKLTLY
- the LOC100217116 gene encoding pseudouridylate synthase isoform X7, which translates into the protein MHGVAHFTTPFSYSCLSSIHSAMNGLLPPEIRVREISAARPEFHARSSTKSKVYRYKIYNEAIMDPFHNHYAYHSAYKLNPHAMQEAANYFVGIHDFTSFANAAHNDGERRPTKKITRFDVTEMGAVLQLEVEGTGFLYRQVRNMVALLLQVGKEALPPDIVPAIIAARDRKELAKVALSAPPHGLYLMSVNYDEEILKPPEGSPPISFGRTHHLSKCKLTLY
- the LOC100217116 gene encoding pseudouridylate synthase isoform X6, with the translated sequence MAANSLFSRQRRPKVTRRCRRTCTSGGWSSPTMEQSSKVAHFTTPFSYSCLSSIHSAMNGLLPPEIRVREISAARPEFHARSSTKSKVYRYKIYNEAIMDPFHNHYAYHSAYKLNPHAMQEAANYFVGIHDFTSFANAAHNDGERRPTKKITRFDVTEMGAVLQLEVEGTGFLYRQVRNMVALLLQVGKEALPPDIVPAIIAARDRKELAKVALSAPPHGLYLMSVNYDEEILKPPEGSPPISFGRTHHLSKCKLTLY